A region from the Benincasa hispida cultivar B227 chromosome 8, ASM972705v1, whole genome shotgun sequence genome encodes:
- the LOC120083894 gene encoding cysteine-rich receptor-like protein kinase 10 yields MFHSTFLFSIIVIIIFISSAIAQPNIGCSNDNGNYTDNSTYRANLQRILSSLPTDKRIVEGFLNVSYGEKSDRVNAAALCRGDVTPELCRSCLNDSVLELPKRCPNQKEAAIWYLNCMFRYSDRRIVGVVRDIPTFWMWNIEDAMDQKRFGQVVQGMLAQLAGEAAMGDSKLKFSAGNVTTDSDDYWIVYGMMQCTPDISQAQCLDCLQIVAGVVQTWCPGKIGARIIRPNCYLRYEIFSFFDSTAVSRVSRSTSPPTPLSPLLPVSPPPLSPNTTTKAEENESKRLKTVVVIVLPAVVVVLIVVLMVSTFIFLRARKQRVGVASSEVDDTADLETLVFDISTIRTATDDFSDENQIGQGGFGAVYKGSLVGQEIAVKRLSQNSMQGESEFKNEVLLVAKLQHRNLVRFLGFCLHEDERILVFEFVQNSSLDKFIFDPLKRQDLDWETRYKIIGGIARGLVYLHEDSQVKVIHRDLKAANILLDAEMNPKISDFGMAKLFQEGQTRGNTSRVVGTQGYMAPEYAIYGAFSNKSDVFSFGVLVLEIVTGQKNSSFYQEEKIDDLISYAWRNWRAGTTLNVVDPILRGGPTNEIMKCINIGLLCAQENSADRPTMDTVLLMLNSDTITLPILSPPTDFMNRKPISDISSLDRSGSHVIEME; encoded by the exons ATGTTCCACTCAACCTTTCTCTTTTCTATCATCgtcatcatcatcttcatcagtTCTGCAATTGCTCAACCAAATATCGGTTGTTCAAACGACAATGGAAATTACACAGACAACAGCACATACAGAGCCAATCTTCAACGAATCCTCTCTTCTCTCCCGACCGACAAACGCATTGTCGAAGGCTTCCTCAACGTCTCCTATGGCGAAAAATCCGACAGAGTGAACGCGGCCGCACTGTGCAGAGGAGACGTTACCCCAGAGCTCTGCCGTAGTTGCCTCAACGATTCTGTTTTGGAGCTTCCAAAAAGATGTCCCAATCAAAAGGAGGCCGCGATTTGGTACCTCAATTGCATGTTTCGCTATTCGGATCGACGTATTGTTGGGGTTGTCCGAGATATTCCAACTTTTTGGATGTGGAATATTGAAGATGCGATGGACCAAAAGAGGTTCGGTCAGGTGGTGCAGGGGATGCTGGCTCAGCTTGCAGGGGAGGCTGCTATGGGGGATTCTAAGCTCAAATTTTCTGCTGGGAATGTCACTACTGACAGTGATGATTATTGGATTGTTTATGGGATGATGCAGTGCACGCCCGATATTTCACAGGCACAGTGCCTGGATTGCTTGCAAATTGTTGCTGGGGTTGTTCAAACATGGTGTCCAGGGAAAATTGGAGCCAGAATTATTAGACCCAATTGTTATCTTCGGTATGAGATTTTCAGCTTCTTTGACTCTACAGCTGTTTCAAGAGTTTCCCGTTCGACCTCGCCACCGACACCGCTATCCCCTCTCTTGCCAGTCTCACCTCCCCCTCTTTCACCAAATACAACCACCAAGGCAGAAG AAAACGAGTCCAAGAGATTGAAGACTGTCGTCGTTATAGTTCTGCCAGCTGTTGTGGTTGTTCTAATTGTGGTATTAATGGTCAGCACCTTCATCTTCTTAAGAGCAAGAAAACAAAGGGTTGGAGTTGCAA GTTCAGAAGTGGATGATACTGCAGATTTGGAGACTTTGGTATTTGACATCAGTACTATAAGAACAGCAACAGATGACTTCTCAGATGAAAATCAAATTGGACAAGGTGGATTTGGAGCTGTTTACAAG GGAAGCCTTGTAGGACAAGAAATAGCAGTGAAAAGACTCTCCCAGAATTCCATGCAAGGAGAAAGTGAGTTTAAGAATGAAGTCCTGTTAGTGGCTAAACTTCAACACCGGAATTTGGTTCGGTTTCTCGGTTTCTGCCTGCACGAAGACGAAAGGATTCTCGTGTTCGAGTTTGTGCAGAACTCAAGTCTTGATAAATTCATATTTG ATCCATTGAAACGTCAAGATTTGGACTGGGAAACACGCTACAAAATCATTGGAGGCATTGCTAGGGGCCTTGTTTATCTTCACGAAGATTCTCAAGTTAAAGTTATTCATCGAGATCTCAAAGCCgcaaatattttattagatgCAGAAATGAATCCTAAAATTTCAGATTTTGGCATGGCAAAGTTGTTTCAAGAAGGTCAAACACGAGGAAATACAAGTAGAGTTGTCGGCACTCA GGGATACATGGCTCCAGAATATGCAATCTATGGGGCATTTTCAAACAAGTCGGACGTGTTTAGTTTTGGTGTGTTAGTTTTGGAGATTGTGACTGGCCAAAAGAACAGCTCTTTCTATCAGGAAGAGAAGATAGATGATCTTATAAGCTAT GCGTGGAGAAACTGGAGGGCAGGAACAACACTAAATGTTGTAGATCCCATACTGAGAGGTGGCCCAACTAATGAAATAATGAAATGTATCAACATTGGGTTGCTCTGTGCTCAAGAAAATTCAGCTGACAGGCCAACTATGGACACTGTGCTTCTCATGCTTAACAGTGACACGATCACTCTACCAATACTTTCTCCACCAACTGATTTCATGAATAGGAAACCCATATCAGACATTTCTTCACTAGATAGGTCTGGTTCACATGTGATAGAGATGGAATGA